CATACGCATACCATTGCTCTGGCTTTTCATAATCACCTTTTGTCCGGGGATTATTTCCACCACTTCATATACCTGTTTATGCGGGCGCCGCATGATCCGTTCATTAAAAACAAGCTTTACACCTGCCCGTAAGGGTGCATCGTTGTTCCATTCCACCGATTTAATATGGGTGCACCAGTTAGGCACATTGGCGGGGTCTGAAGCAAATTCGGTTACCTTTTCTTTAGGGAGATTTATAATAATCTCAGTTGATACATCTACCATTTTTCAAAAACTTCAAAGAGTAAAAAATACTATACCAAAACCAGGCAGGGCCGACAGCATCTTCTTTTTGTGAGCAGGGAGGTAATTCAAATGGAAAATAAAGTTAAATATTAAATGTTTACACGCCAACTGGATTATTGTTAACTTATCATAAATCAATTATTTAGGGTGTTTTTCCCGTTTTAGCACCCCGTTGGGCCTTCGGGGGTGTAGGTTCAATTCGTTATTTTTGCCAGATGGATTATTTTAAAAGGCTGCTGGATTTGTTGAAGACCGAGCGTGAAGAGGACAGGCAATTGTATTTAAAACTTACTCAAACTACTTCTGTAAACCAACGCAGGGCCAATGGATTGACCTGGTACCCCATCGCCATCCGCGACCAGGAAATGAGCCGGGGCGATTACCTGACCGTTGAAGTAGAACGCACTACCCATCACGATGTTATTCACCAGTTACGTTTTGGCATGCCGGCCTTGCTGTTCAGTAACCACGACGCGGAAAGCAACAAGGTAGAAGGCACCATCACCTTTGTGAATGGCAACCGCCTGAAGATCACCCTGCGTACCGACGAACTGCCCGACTGGGCCAGCGATGGTAAACTGGGTATTGACCTGCTGTTTGATGAGAACAGCTATGATGAAATGCAGAATGCCTGCAAACTAGCCGCCTCCCTGGCTGAAAAACCAGCAGAAGGCCGGTTGATACAAATACTTACCGGTAACAAGGCGCCTTCGTTTGAGAACAGCGCCCCGGTTGCCGTTTCCAACCTGAATTCCTCACAGCAAGCCGCTGTAAATAAAATACTCCAGGCCAATGACCTGGCCATTGTACATGGTCCGCCGGGAACCGGTAAAACCACTACGCTGGTGCAGGCCATTAAAGCCATGATCAAAAAGGATAATCAGCAAATACTGGTAGTGGCGCCCAGCAATACCGCCGTTGACCTGCTGAGCGAAAAGTTAAGTGATGAAGGGCTGAATGTATTGCGGGTGGGAAACCCTGCGCGGGTATCGGAACGCCTGTTATCGCTTACGCTCGATTACAAGATGGCCGACCATCCCCATACGAAAGAAATAAAACGCCTTAAAAAACAGGCATCGGCTTTCATGGATATGGCGCACAAGTACAAACGCCATTTCGGCAAGGCTGAACGCGACCAGCGCAAAGCCCTGTTTGCTGAAGCGCGCAACATTATGAAAGAGGTTGACAATTCAGAACAATATATTATAAAAGACCTGGTAGCAAAAGCCCAGGTGATCACTGCCACGCTGTTAGGCTCCAACCACTATACCGTACGCAACCTGAAGTTCAATACGGTGGTGATTGACGAGGCCGGTCAGGCGTTGGAACCTGCCTGCTGGGTACCCATCCTGAAAGCACAAAAAGTGGTGCTGGCCGGCGACCATTGCCAGTTACCGCCTACCGTAAAAAGCGCCGAAGCCGCCCAAAACGGCCTGGCCACCACCCTGCTGGAAAAATGCGTGGCATTACACCCGGAAGCGGAGGTATTACTGGAAGAGCAGTACCGCATGCACGAAATGATCATGGGCTATTCTTCTTCTACCTTTTACGACGACCGGTTAAAAGCGCACGCTTCTGTGGCCCGGCACGTGTTGTTCAGTAACGACAACCCGCTGGTATTTGTTGATACTGCTGGTTGTGGTTTTGATGAAAAGACCGAACAAACCAGTACCTACAATCCCGAGGAAGCCGCCTTTTTATTCAGGCACCTCACACAGCTGGTATCTTCGCTGGATAGTCATTATAAACCCGAGAACTTCCCCAGTATTGCCATCATTTCGCCTTACAAGCAACAGATAGATACGCTGAAACAACAATTCTTAAGCTCACCCGCCCTGCAGGCTTACGGGCATAAGATCGCTATCAATACCATCGACAGTTTTCAGGGCCAGGAACGCGACATTGTATATATCAGCATGACGCGCAGCAACCCCGACAACCGCATCGGCTTCTTAAGTGATATCCGCCGCATGAACGTGGCCATGACGCGCGCCCGTAAAAAACTGGTGGTAATTGGCGACAGCGCTACCCTTTCGCAATTTGATTTCTACAACAACTTCATTAGCTGGGCACAAGACCGTAATGCTTATCAGAGTGCATGGGAATTCGCTGAATAGTACAGAGTTCCAAGTTCAGAGTTTAGAGTTCGCAATTCTGAGTTCTTAGTTCTGAGTTCTTAGTTCTGAGTTCTTAGTTATTGATAGTGGGGTAACCTAGTATAGGTTATTGCACTAAGCTATACCGGGGGTTGCACTGAACCCCTCTGGGAGTTGCACTAGCTCCCTAAGGCCCAGTGCAACCCTCAGGCAATTCCAGTGCAACCCCCAGAGCATTCCGCTACCATTCTGGTACCATCCATATCCCACCCATCCCATCCATCCCACCAATCCCAGTTCAGACAACTGTTAACGCTTCCATAATGTCCAAACTTTTATTTGGAACATTCGTTCCAATACTTGTACCTTTGTATCGGAATGATCGTTCCAATATCAATAACTCAAACAAATTTTCAATCATGAATCGTTTACAAAATAAGACCGCCCTTATAACCGGCGGTAACAGCGGGATAGGTTTTGCCACAGCAAAAGAATTTCTTGAACAGGGCGCCACAGTAATTATTACAGGCCGTAACCAGGGTTATTTACAGGAAGCAAAACAGGCTTTACAGGGAAAGGTGCATACTATTCTATCCGATACCGGTAACCTGGATGATATTCATAAACTGGCTAAGCAGGTTCAGCAGATCACCCCACGCCTGGATGTAGTATTTATCAATGCAGGTATTGGCAAGTTTGCTCCTATTGAAGCAGTAACAGAAGCACATTACGACGAGCAGTTCAACATTAATGTAAAAGGCGCTTACTTCACTATCCAGGAATTATTACCCCTCGTCAACGATGGAGGTTCTATTATCCTTAACACGTCTATCAACGCCCACATGGGTATGGCCAACACAAGTGTTTACGCCGCCACTAAAGCCGCGTTGCTTACGCTGGCCCGCACCTTATCAACCGAATTATTACCACGCAGGATCCGCGTAAACGCCATCAGTCCTGGCCCGGTTACTACCGAAATTCTGAAAAAGACCGGTTTAACTACCGAACAGGTGAATGGTTTTAAAGAATCATTAGCTAACCAGGTACCGCTTGGCCGTTTAGGTGATCCCTCAGAAATTGCCAAAGTTGCCACCTTCTTCGCCTCAGATGATTCCAGCTTTGTAATTGGCGCCGAGCTGATCGCCGATGGCGGGATGATCACTTTGTAAAAAAGTGGTAATTTTGGAACGAAAATTCCAAATATACCAGATGCCAAAGACAAAACAAT
The Niastella koreensis GR20-10 genome window above contains:
- a CDS encoding SRPBCC family protein, with amino-acid sequence MVDVSTEIIINLPKEKVTEFASDPANVPNWCTHIKSVEWNNDAPLRAGVKLVFNERIMRRPHKQVYEVVEIIPGQKVIMKSQSNGMRMETTVAWQAINENTTCMTLRNRGIPVAFSKPIAPLLKLAIRKASRRNLKQLKRMLELNYRRLVVL
- a CDS encoding AAA domain-containing protein, with the protein product MDYFKRLLDLLKTEREEDRQLYLKLTQTTSVNQRRANGLTWYPIAIRDQEMSRGDYLTVEVERTTHHDVIHQLRFGMPALLFSNHDAESNKVEGTITFVNGNRLKITLRTDELPDWASDGKLGIDLLFDENSYDEMQNACKLAASLAEKPAEGRLIQILTGNKAPSFENSAPVAVSNLNSSQQAAVNKILQANDLAIVHGPPGTGKTTTLVQAIKAMIKKDNQQILVVAPSNTAVDLLSEKLSDEGLNVLRVGNPARVSERLLSLTLDYKMADHPHTKEIKRLKKQASAFMDMAHKYKRHFGKAERDQRKALFAEARNIMKEVDNSEQYIIKDLVAKAQVITATLLGSNHYTVRNLKFNTVVIDEAGQALEPACWVPILKAQKVVLAGDHCQLPPTVKSAEAAQNGLATTLLEKCVALHPEAEVLLEEQYRMHEMIMGYSSSTFYDDRLKAHASVARHVLFSNDNPLVFVDTAGCGFDEKTEQTSTYNPEEAAFLFRHLTQLVSSLDSHYKPENFPSIAIISPYKQQIDTLKQQFLSSPALQAYGHKIAINTIDSFQGQERDIVYISMTRSNPDNRIGFLSDIRRMNVAMTRARKKLVVIGDSATLSQFDFYNNFISWAQDRNAYQSAWEFAE
- a CDS encoding SDR family oxidoreductase — protein: MNRLQNKTALITGGNSGIGFATAKEFLEQGATVIITGRNQGYLQEAKQALQGKVHTILSDTGNLDDIHKLAKQVQQITPRLDVVFINAGIGKFAPIEAVTEAHYDEQFNINVKGAYFTIQELLPLVNDGGSIILNTSINAHMGMANTSVYAATKAALLTLARTLSTELLPRRIRVNAISPGPVTTEILKKTGLTTEQVNGFKESLANQVPLGRLGDPSEIAKVATFFASDDSSFVIGAELIADGGMITL